The genomic interval GTATTTGAAAGAGTTTAAAACCGATGATAAAGATTTAAAAGTCGGGGACATGATAGATGTTAGCGCTTTTTCCTCCGGCGACACCATTGATGTGATCGGAGTTTCCAAGGGGCGGGGTTTTCAGGGAGTAGTTAAACGCCATGGCTTTCATGGCCACAACAAAACTCACGGCACAAAAGATCAGGTGAGAATGCCCGGTTCTATCGGCGCTACCGGACCAGCCCATGTTTTCAAGGGAATGAGAATGCCCGGACGCATGGGAGGGGACAGGGCGACTGTTAAAAATTTAGAGATAATTGAAGTTGATAAAGATAATAATATATTGTTAGTAAAGGGCG from Patescibacteria group bacterium carries:
- the rplC gene encoding 50S ribosomal protein L3; translated protein: MMKFIIGKKLDMTQVWQGEKVVAVTRIEAGPCLIAQVKNEDKDGYNAVQLGFGKRKEKNIKKPQKGHLKKLKINLRYLKEFKTDDKDLKVGDMIDVSAFSSGDTIDVIGVSKGRGFQGVVKRHGFHGHNKTHGTKDQVRMPGSIGATGPAHVFKGMRMPGRMGGDRATVKNLEIIEVDKDNNILLVKG